From a single Apostichopus japonicus isolate 1M-3 chromosome 12, ASM3797524v1, whole genome shotgun sequence genomic region:
- the LOC139976796 gene encoding uncharacterized protein: MLEMREMLEKKMKNELEEQHENFSKTSTQNESQESLLKQLQELLEMREMLKKKMKNELEEQHENLSKISEQSEIHVTLLNQLHEMMETREMLKTKQKKLEENLEKMSEGSTQSESQIMILEQLQEVLEMQKILKTKEKNIEENLEKYEFCKGNGSKRTENRYFKELLEEKQGQVGTEDLT; encoded by the exons ATGTTGGAGATGCGGGAGATGCTG gaaaaaaaaatgaagaatgaaCTAGAAGAGCAACACGAGaatt tTTCTAAAACATCTACACAAAACGAGTCACAAGAATCGCTTCTGAAACAACTACAGGAGTTGTTGGAGATGCGGGAGATGCTG aagaaaaaaatgaagaatgaaCTAGAAGAGCAACACGAGaatt TGTCTAAAATATCGGAACAAAGCGAGATACACGTAACGCTTCTGAACCAACTACATGAGATGATGGAGACGCGGGAGATGCTG AAGACAAAACAGAAGAAGCTAGAAGAGAACCTCGAGAAAA tGTCTGAAGGATCGACACAAAGCGAGTCACAAATAATGATTCTGGAACAACTACAGGAGGTCCTGGAGATGCAGAAAATTCTG AAGACAAAAGAGAAGAATATAGAAGAGAACCTCGAAAA GTATGAATTTTGCAAAGGAAATGGCAGTAAAAGGACGGAAAACAGATATTTTAAGGAACTACTGGAGGAAAAGCAGGGTCAGGTGGGTACAGAAGATTTAACATAA